CTCTTGCCTGTTTCATTGAATCCGGTATAATAGATGGTCTCGCCGTTTGATTTGAACTCGGTCTTGATCCCTTCTACATTGTATGGATAAATATATCCCGAGCCCATCATGCCTCCTTGCTGGCCATAACCTGCTCCCATCATACCACCTTGTTGGTTATAGCCGGTTCCCATCATACCTCCGTAACCGGATCCCATCATGCTGCCATAACCAGTATTGTATCCAGATGTCTGTAGGCTCATCATATAAACAATCATAATTAGAATTGCAATAATTACAACCCCAATAAGACCTAAGAAGTAAGTTTCCATCTTATTCATAATAACCTCCCACTATTTTCAGATAATAATATGCTCAGTTTCAAATATAAGTGTATGTTCAAAGGCACATTTCCAGCAGTCTGAAAGAAGGTTTAACAAGGCTATTGAAACATTAGAACGATTCCATTTCGATACTCGTAACTACCAGTCATTCCCAAAAGAGCATTGGAGAAAGATAAGAACTACGAACATCTTGGAAAGGATAAATAAGGAACTCAAAAGAAGGAGCAAAATCATTGGTGCATTTCCAAATGAAGCATCTCTATTGAGAATTTCAGTCTCAATATTGATCGATATCAATGAAGAGTGGATTACTGCAGATATTTATCTATGGAAGATTAAGTACATACCATAGGTACAGGGGAATATACAGCAAAATGGGAGCGCTACCTCGATTTCCTGAAATTACAGGCAAAAAAATATATTTACGCCAACTTTGATGCTGTAAATACACGGATTTTAAGCCAAAATAGGATGATATCGTAGAATTTTACATGAAATTATGAAAACTGTCAAATAGGTTTTCCTGACAAAAAAATGAAAATTTTGATCTAATGAGAACACTATTTTTTAAAAAAAGAGTGAAAACTGTCAAACTGTTGTGAAGAGGGCATTTCCCGGTGTCAAAAAGCCCCAGAAAACATATTATTTGTCTGCTAATCTGGTCAACAGATTGACATGTGCTAATTTTGAGTTTCTTGGACTTGGCGTAGACACTCCACTTATACGGCCATACCCCGTCTCTGAGTTTCCGGGTTGCAATGGAATCAGTGATATCTATCGTGGTACGTACAAGGCCGTTGTCATTCCAGGCAGTCAGTACCCTGCCTATCTCGGCTTTTGGATCTTCGGAAAGGTCACAACCATGTGGAGAATCACGTGAACATACCCGGATCACAGCATTTCGGAGAGAAGAAATAACATTGTCCGCGTCGCTTGATGGGATACCCCATCCGTTCTTGTTCAAAACATCCAATGGAAAGGCAATGACCTCTAAAATTACCATCAGAAAATCTGGGATGTGTGGGCGGACTATATATAGTTTTGTGTCCGGTCTTGAAAAAAGAAGATATGTGTGTTCATTATTATACTATGAAAAAAAATAACTATTGCCTTTTTTCAAACAGAATTCAATCCTTGTTTTAGTGGACCATGCCCTGAAAGTTTTCTTCGAAGATTTCTCTCTATAGCTTTTTGAAATCCTTTTCCGGGATGTGCACGATCATTCCCGGCTTATATTCCTCTACAATCCTTGACATTATGGATCAGACACTTTGATTAGGATACCTTTTGATATATCAGTAGACACCACATATAAATAATTCTAAGTTATAGTCTACATCATGGACAAAAAACAAACAACCCGCCAGAATAATAAGGAAGTACCTGTTCTGGAAATAAAGATTGGAAAGCATCTAAAGAACAGTATGCATGATAATGATGCACTGTTAAAAGAACTTGCAGAGTTATAGCTCTGCTGTATTCCTTCTTATCCACTCGTCTATTTCTTCCACTGACATTTTATACTCAGCCACTGTGATTAGCATTTTCTTAGTGGTATTTTTATCCGCGACAATTTTATATCCTCCATTTCTGAGGATAACATCGGCTAATGCAAATGCAGTTCTTTTGTTGCCATCAAAAAATGCGTGAGCCGTTGTGATGGTATGCAATGCTATGGTTGCATTTGCGAAAACAGTTTTTAAGGGGCTTAATTTATACTGAATAAGGTGATCAATAGTGGCTTCAATCATTGTACCACGTGTGCCGCCATATTTCTCAATGAGAGTATCATGGAGCGTAATGATATCTTTAGTCTATACTTATTTGTGCTTTGTAGAAATCCTCACTTTGGCAACAAGTGTGAACTTCATATACCTGCCAAGGTTACACAAAAGCCATCAAATAAAATCAATACTTATGCTCCCTGCTTCTTTAGTAAGGGAATTCGACATGAAACCCGCTTCAATACAACAAACGTGCATAACTGCACAAGGCACAAGGCATGTAGAAGTGCATCTCGCTTCCCTGGCTTTTCCCATAACAATGTTCTCTTTTATATCAAATAGATCCATCATTGGAACCTCCAGATGAGATATCTTTTTAATCTTCTCACAAGGTGTATCGATATCTACAATCACATTCTGCCCATCCATTCTTCCCTTAA
This DNA window, taken from Methanomethylovorans hollandica DSM 15978, encodes the following:
- a CDS encoding c-type cytochrome, yielding MNKMETYFLGLIGVVIIAILIMIVYMMSLQTSGYNTGYGSMMGSGYGGMMGTGYNQQGGMMGAGYGQQGGMMGSGYIYPYNVEGIKTEFKSNGETIYYTGFNETGKRIPTSYGPQWIYMHGGGCVNCHGVDGQGGVPVMMGYTVPADITYASLTTEENPPFTDEAIRAAIRNGLEPSGESLSPTMPRWQMSDKDLNDTLEYIKTL
- a CDS encoding type II toxin-antitoxin system death-on-curing family toxin; this encodes MITLHDTLIEKYGGTRGTMIEATIDHLIQYKLSPLKTVFANATIALHTITTAHAFFDGNKRTAFALADVILRNGGYKIVADKNTTKKMLITVAEYKMSVEEIDEWIRRNTAEL
- a CDS encoding DUF6951 family protein, with amino-acid sequence MTEAKVNSRICGFTHIIKGRMDGQNVIVDIDTPCEKIKKISHLEVPMMDLFDIKENIVMGKAREARCTSTCLVPCAVMHVCCIEAGFMSNSLTKEAGSISIDFI